One Lutzomyia longipalpis isolate SR_M1_2022 chromosome 4, ASM2433408v1 DNA segment encodes these proteins:
- the LOC129796468 gene encoding uncharacterized protein LOC129796468 isoform X1: MNLHRDEEKNLTHRQSASKVAEKREDSQKKNDVIHVPLMGTLATTSSRGMADESPTNVIDLNKNRIRYRRRCPKILQRPFSLPSAIGNFLKRPFGGATTSHDDGDVKEADAPTSSQKEITMDIALIKKLEDEIYKRTETREVHNHAETCRPCRRKQTQAPGDRDITFLDDTSTFRSPYQPLFLIDNKKLAPILMKTDTCRRPAVVKEPQSIIIVDNSKFYPVLMKYEFLQNEEKSSESGVFIADGPLGFPSGGDGLFKNRCDSSQENPLRTISGTDTKSSPNELCCGTKCPSTHHPCAPSTNCGENGATALHAVQCQNRRYNFMEAEDASPKDRVSKLRRFLLQRRSLNLSLKKTKCLANNGERKSIIKPIRDSPHQAHQAHQCAARSMFSDANIELNTLNVISKLHKSLHIFHGLHEGEMNSKQRGDKFKLSTLKRILGIYMDFFYPQQCNMRTTEYFQYGSSELCHLSSRSKSLDDIHHLDVLNKLSATSSTPSIDPINLNDGISKSPRGWWSQGNLEEIEKIHHNVALVIHHHRVPERFSIIAENAEKPINKENQLICDSGRNQQQKGGVKLRARSSFRRLKRHSVGSASDVVVNTWVYRRSYDGGWNGGIGEPPNRGRGPQSPIRHSYSNKSESSVCHRTSSAGAADLKKYQSGNNVVVVAGKYRKMGDSGAPRSPHFSPARNAQPQSDVQTLHVHLPNHGFRMIRFDEASDVREIINMIVGSMTPSQTARPQCYALRLRHMLTKEVLWMPPDTSMTEVMAHISNPSCANPDCPNVDRSTMAKKQQKTNNITGHANSVWKAELRVRYIPKNLKELYEQDRTTCHFYFDQVKQDYIQSNIPNIDQDIAVQLCCLGLRHYFKDTNQVTDKKHHVDYIEKEKGFGNFIPKSVIDTIKQKNLKKLIQSGYKKVHNYTEMEYMMKFFDLLRTQYNFEQEQFIVTLGSGWNIPIDLIIGPHVGISYLAHSQAKLTKVADFEDIERITTSVLMSGSSSGRDMNTSQSGGSNSDASVCSQKFPNNGTGSVTNSPVPNKKISSSGSGEKKASISNSSCSCADIKTQLKIKVTENIDDLAITCNGIKTAESIADLVDGYCKLFTDSDVSLWDRSVHAKGTPSSSATNSLEKNRKLETDHQSPVTTTQVAIENDAQNDSPEMPNIPAKMINSAEGGNLPTLSEDYAEIGLGEEEGDYSTPAARNYELDRSQIVLNEIIGVGQFGDVHIGTCKIKPTRPTSKGKLKATTKDESQNEATSSDAEKGFEKMGLIHVAVKTCKADADLKTAEKFLEEAYIMQKFEHPHIIRLIGICSNPPIWIVMELARLGELRAYLKKHSNKLKLGSLLLYCYQLSTALSYLESKKFVHRDIAARNVLVSSPTCIKLADFGLSRWVEDQSYYHSSKGMLPIKWMAPESINFRRFTTASDVWMFGVCTWEILMLGVKPFQGIKNSDVIGKLENRERLPLPNNCPPRLYSLMSQCWAYEPSKRPDFKTIKETLYEILMEERLSDCETMRRENRRVAAMSWGAGDDNPPPKPARAPLVDAGSLGTEAPQMAPQTYIIAQNPAVLAHLMRENEARSLNPSAYTTPASVFNTLAVDFDTEHVDEASVEPCDVTLKTIKLPASDLLKLDPMVGERVSSGACMVKSGRSDDADLVNSQGIEGLCNSATSSNSNTLERYDLPQDAISDNSIPHPPEYPIPCEIINALTQQTHSIDPMYKALQKPPDGQQVADKPPLQPVIQYISSQQQPPQVVHYPNHGTPTHTASYIQPANYYGEHQQYLVQSFPQGGSPAAGTFVYPVLSPQMMAMPPGHYPQAYAVHYGAPDGVESGEKCRSFERNPPYPGRVSSLERTVPNVAAKPSRSTSLTRQLSGSQDAFAAARSGSLERSGLPPQGYGSRNNSLERSQNDTLRTTGGSLERNQSAGAYDAAKGRNLRGGSLERNQQVLTGPRGGSLERNPGYGTPYKSPKQPDPEPFQEEIYDFGGANVKSCAAIALKKSIAKGLIPAEYQYKINSTISPAPPPYPGSQQQQQPQQKFQYPPQGIQQRMWNHQIPPMSPIQQQQQQFLHQGSPVMPNLHQQQQMQQQHQFQQQHQLPQQQHQLQQQQLQLHQQNLNSQIQLPDVSGHFEAKLRRQQMESEVDSKWLHQEETNLKKRLSLITTGSADGDTNGGAGAFSGANRFSPQTSVSSGPQSLPVETTSGLGDSRPHTPGSNSGTLRATASSSSSSLDKSGAADVRKTLALDRTNDAVYSATTGVVKAIMALSQGVERSVAAEYLDLVKNIGIELRVLLGSVDQVSTQFPAQAHREVEMAHKVLSKDMFELVSSMRLAQQYSDTTLDVEYKKSMLAAAHVLAMDAKNLLDVVDSIRVRYQMWFTDKNQISPKNPSNSTSLSSPVSIGGGATATAVTEETYQNAASVMEQQNMYSNQQTGIYDNECVINHQLKHLELGREAAACGTPSKPAIAAKPPNLTSKLKSNLLMKGLSSQGGGTECISSTDEPLKIIEDPSDLYSNAGIASSSTKLPDNTPHVQENSHNQVNH, encoded by the exons ATGAATTTACacagagatgaagaaaaaaatctcacccaCAGACAATCTGCGAGCAAGGTGGCAGAAAAGCGTGAAGAtagtcagaaaaaaaatgatgtcaTCCATGTTCCATTGATGGGAACATTGGCAACGACATCATCAAGGGGCATGGCAGATGAGAGTCCAACAAATGTGATTGATTTAAATAAGAATAGGATACGCTACAGACGACGATGTCCAAAAATTCTACAGCGTCCTTTTAGCTTGCCAAGTGCAATTGGTAATTTCCTCAAACGCCCATTTGGTGGGGCAACAACCAGTCACGATGATGGTGATGTGAAAGAGGCGGATGCGCCCACGTCGTCACAGAAGGAAATCACCATGGATATTGCTCTCATTAAGAAGCTGGAAGATGAAATTTACAAGAGAACCGAGACGCGTGAGGTGCACAATCATGCAGAAACTTGCAGACCATGCCGAAGGAAACAAACACAAGCACCAGGAGATCGAGATATTACCTTCTTAGATGATACGAGTACCTTTAGGAGCCCCTATCAACCACTTTTTCTCAttgacaataaaaaattagcaCCAATTCTCATGAAGACAGACACATGCCGCCGTCCAGCGGTAGTGAAAGAGCCACAATCCATTATAATTGTggataattcaaaattctaccCAGTTCTCATGAAATATGAATTTCTGCAGAATGAAGAGAAATCCAGTGAAAGTGGTGTATTTATAGCTGATGGCCCATTGGGTTTCCCATCTGGAGGAGACGGTCTCTTTAAAAATAGATGCGACAGTTCACAGGAAAATCCACTGAGAACTATAAGTGGTACAGACACAAAATCATCGCCCAACGAGTTGTGTTGTGGTACAAAGTGTCCATCAACTCATCATCCATGTGCTCCTTCCACGAATTGTGGGGAAAATGGAGCTACTGCATTGCATGCAGTACAATGTCAGAATAGGAGGTATAATTTCATGGAAGCTGAAGATGCGTCCCCAAAGGACCGAGTATCAAAATTACGGAGATTTCTCCTGCAGAGGCGTAGTTTAAATTTATCACTGAAGAAGACTAAATGTCTGGCAAACAATGGAGAACGCAAGAGTATCATCAAGCCCATAAGAGACAGTCCGCATCAAGCGCATCAGGCGCATCAGTGTGCGGCAAGGAGTATGTTTAGTGATGCAAATATTGAGCTAAACACACTCAATGTCATCAGCAAACTACATAAAAGTTTGCACATATTCCACGGATTGCACGAGGGGGAGATGAATTCAAAACAAAGAGgtgataaatttaaattgtcgACACTGAAGCGAATACTGGGTATCTACATGGATTTCTTTTATCCACAACAATGCAATATGCGTACAACGGAGTACTTTCAATATGGTTCATCAGAATTATGCCATTTGTCGTCGCGCTCAAAGAGTCTCGACGACATACACCATTTAGACGTGCTAAATAAATTGTCAGCCACATCATCAACGCCATCAATTGACCCTATAAATCTCAATGATGGAATTAGCAAATCACCACGCGGATGGTGGAGTCAAGGAAATTTggaggaaattgagaaaatacatCACAATGTTGCTTTAGTGATACACCACCACAGAGTACCCGAAAGATTTTCCATCATTGcggaaaatgctgaaaaacCAATCAATAAGGAAAATCAGTTGATCTGCGATTCCGGGAGAAATCAGCAGCAAAAAGGTGGAGTTAAATTGCGAGCACGATCATCATTTCGACGTCTCAAGAGACACAGCGTGGGTAGTGCTTCAGATGTTGTGGTCAACACATGGGTCTATCGTAGAAG CTATGACGGTGGCTGGAATGGTGGGATAGGTGAGCCCCCAAATCGGGGGCGAGGCCCTCAATCACCAATTAGGCATTCGTACAGCAATAAAAGTGAATCGAGCGTCTGCCACAGGACATCTAGTGCTGGTGCGGCAGATTTGAAAAAGTACCAAAGTGGCAACAACGTGGTGGTAGTTGCGGGAAAATATAGGAAAATGGGGGATTCTGGTGCGCCACGTTCACCCCACTTTAGTCCTGCAAGGAATG cacaacCCCAGTCAGATGTTCAGACTCTTCATGTTCACCTGCCAAATCATGGCTTTCGCATGATACGTTTCGATGAGGCGTCCGATGTGCGAGAGATCATCAACATGATTGTGGGGTCGATGACGCCAAGTCAGACAGCCCGGCCGCAGTGCTATGCACTCCGTTTGCGCCACATGCTGACCAAAGAGGTACTCTGGATGCCACCAGATACATCGATGACTGAAGTAATGGCACACATTTCCAATCCCTCGTGCGCAAATCCCGATTGTCCCAATGTCGATCGGAGTACAATGGCGAAGAAGCAGCAAAAGACCAATAATATCACGGGGCATGCAAATAGTGTGTGGAAAGCCGAACTGAGGGTACGATATATTCCAAAGAATTTGAAGGAACTCTATGAGCAAGATCGCACCACGTGCCACTTTTACTTTGATCAAGTTAAACAGGATTACATACAGtcaaatattccaaatattgATCAGGACATTGCGGTGCAATTGTGCTGTCTAGGTTTAAGGCATTACTTCAAAGACACTAATCAG GTAACAGATAAGAAACATCATGTCGATTACATTGAGAAGGAGAAGGgatttggaaattttatacCAAAATCTGTGATAGATACGATAAAGCagaagaatttgaagaaattaattcagaGTGGCTACAAGAAGGTCCACAATTACACGGAAATGGAGTATATGATGAAATTCTTTGATCTTCTGCGGACTCAGTATAACTTTGAGCAAGAACAATTTATCGTAACACTGGGTTCGGGTTGGAATATACCCATTGACCTTATAATTGGGCCCCACGTTGGAATCTCCTATTTAGCCCATTCACAGGCAAAACTCACAAAAGTTGCGGACTTTGAAGACATTGAGAGAATAACAACGAGTGTCCTAATGTCGGGATCATCATCAGGGAGGGATATGAATACCAGTCAAAGTGGTGGAAGTAATTCCGATGCATCAGTTTGTTCACAAAAATTCCCCAATAATGGCACGGGAAGTGTAACAAATAGTCCTGTACCGAATAAGAAAATATCCTCATCGGGTTCAGGCGAGAAGAAAGCCTCCATATCCAATTCGTCGTGTAGTTGTGCTGACATTAAGACTCAACTCAAGATTAAAGTCACGGAAAATATTGATGATCTTGCAATTACATGCAATGGGATTAAg ACTGCTGAAAGTATTGCAGACTTGGTAGATGGATACTGCAAGCTTTTTACGGATTCTGATGTATCCTTGTGGGATCGTTCAG TTCACGCAAAAGGCACTCCGTCGAGCAGTGCGACGAATTCATtggagaaaaatagaaaattggagACGGATCATCAATCACCGGTGACGACAACACAGGTGGCCATTGAGAATGATGCGCAGAATGATTCTCCAGAGATGCCAAATATTCCCGCAAAGATGATAAATTCAGCTGAAGGTGGAAATTTGCCAACATTGAGTGAGGATTACGCGGAAATTGGTCTTGGTGAAGAGGAGGGAGACTACTCAACTCCTGCTG CTCGAAATTATGAGTTGGATCGGAGTCAAATAGTTCTCAATGAAATCATTGGTGTGGGGCAATTTGGAGATGTTCACATTGGGACGTGCAAAATAAAGCCCACGCGACCAACGTCGAAGGGCAAACTAAAAGCAACAACCAAAGATGAATCACAAAATGAGGCGACCTCGAGTGATGCGGAAAAGGGGTTTGAAAAGATGGGACTTATTCATGTTGCTGTTAAAACATGCAAAGCCGATGCTGACTTGAAGACTGCAGAAAAATTCCTCGAGGAAGCAT atattatgcaaaaatttgaaCACCCCCACATAATCCGACTCATTGGGATATGCAGTAATCCACCAATTTGGATTGTGATGGAATTAGCGAGACTTGGGGAGCTTAGAGCTTATTTGAAGAAACATTCAAACAA GCTGAAACTTGGCAGTCTTCTTCTCTACTGCTATCAACTTTCAACAGCACTCAGTTACTTAGAATCGAAGAAATTTGTCCATCGAGATATTGCCGCGAGGAATGTTCTTGTCAGCTCACCCACTTGTATCAAg ttgGCCGACTTTGGTCTCTCTCGGTGGGTTGAGGATCAATCCTACTATCATTCGAGCAAAGGGATGCTGCCCATTAAGTGGATGGCACCGGAATCAATAAACTTCAGGCGCTTCACGACGGCTAGTGATGTGTGGATGTTTGGTGTTTGCACATGGGAAATTCTCATGTTGGGCGTTAAACCATTCCAAGGGATTAAGAATAGTGATGTAATTGGGAAGCTTGAGAATCGCGAACGACTGCCATTGCCCAACAATTGTCCCCCACGGCTCTACTCTCTCATGTCACAGTGTTGGGCCTATGAGCCCAGCAAGAGGCCTGACTTTAAGACTATCAAAGAAACTCTCTA TGAAATTCTCATGGAAGAACGTTTGAGTGATTGTGAGACAATGAGGCGGGAGAATAGGAGAGTAGCCGCTATGTCTTGGGGTGCTGGTGATGACAATCCACCCCCAAAACCAGCACGAGCTCCCCTCGTTG ATGCTGGAAGTTTGGGTACGGAGGCACCCCAAATGGCACCACAGACGTACATAATAGCTCAGAATCCAGCCGTCCTGGCGCATTTGATGCGTGAGAATGAGGCACGGAGCCTCAATCCATCAGCTTACACAACACCAGCTTCGGTATTTAATACATTAGCTGTAGATTTTGATACGGAGCATGTTGATGAGGCAAGTGTTGAGCCGTGTGATGTGACATTGAAGACAATCAAATTGCCGGCGAGTGATTTGTTGAAATTGGATCCAATGGTGGGTGAGCGTGTGTCAAGTGGGGCATGTATGGTGAAATCAGGGCGTTCCGATGATGCAGATTTGGTCAATTCACAAGGTATTGAGGGTCTCTGTAATTCCGCCACGTCCTCCAATAGCAATACCCTGGAACGGTATGATCTACCACAGGATGCTATTAGTGACAATTCCATTCCACATCCCCCTGAGTATCCAATCCCGTGTGAAATTATCAATGCTCTCACCCAGCAAACACATTCAATTGATCCCATGTACAAGGCACTGCAGAAACCTCCGGATGGGCAACAGGTGGCTGATAAGCCACCACTACAGCCGGTAATTCAGTACATTTCTAGTCAGCAGCAACCACCACAGGTTGTACACTATCCAAATCACGGAACTCCCACGCATACAGCATCCTACATCCAACCGGCCAATTACTACGGCGAGCATCAGCAGTACCTTGTGCAGAGCTTCCCACAGGGTGGAAGTCCCGCTGCTGGGACATTCGTCTATCCAGTTCTTAGTCCACAGATGATGGCCATGCCACCGGGACACTATCCCCAAGCATATGCTGTACACTACGGTGCACCCGATGGGGTGGAAAGTGGTGAAAAATGTCGGAGTTTCGAGAGGAATCCTCCATATCCAGGTCGTGTGAGCTCCCTCGAACGTACCGTGCCGAATGTAGCGGCTAAACCATCGCGTTCAACATCACTAACACGCCAGCTGAGCGGCAGTCAGGATGCTTTTGCAGCTGCTCGATCAGGAAGTCTCGAGCGGAGTGGTCTTCCACCCCAGGGCTACGGTAGTCGCAACAATAGCCTCGAGAGAAGTCAAAATGACACCCTTCGCACAACTGGCGGGAGTCTCGAGAGGAATCAATCAGCCGGGGCATACGATGCTGCCAAAGGGAGGAATTTACGTGGTGGAAGTTTGGAGAGGAATCAACAAGTTCTCACAGGGCCACGTGGGGGGAGCCTCGAAAGGAATCCCGGCTATGGGACACCGTACAAGAGCCCAAAACAACCCGATCCGGAACCATTCCAAGAGGAGATTTACGATTTTGGTGGGGCAAATGTGAAGAGCTGTGCTGCAATTGCACTGAAGAAGAGTATAGCTAAAGGTCTCATTCCGGCAGAGTATCAGTACAagataaattcaacaatatcCCCAGCTCCACCGCCATATCCTGGAtcacagcagcagcaacagccgCAGCAGAAATTCCAATATCCACCACAAGGAATACAGCAGCGTATGTGGAATCATCAAATACCTCCCATGAGTCCCattcagcagcagcagcagcagtttCTTCATCAAGGTTCTCCGGTAATGCCCAATTTGCATCAACAGCAGCAAATGCAGCAACAACATCAATTTCAACAACAACACCAACTTCCACAACAACAGCACCAACTGCAACAGCAACAGCTGCAATTGCATCAGCAAAATTTGAATTCTCAG ATTCAACTTCCGGATGTATCAGGACATTTTGAAGCTAAACTGAGGCGACAGCAGATGGAAAGTGAGGTTGATTCAAAATGGCTACACCAGGAAGAAACAAATCTG AAGAAACGCTTGAGTTTAATAACAACGGGATCCGCTGATGGTGATACAAATGGTGGTGCTGGTGCTTTCTCAGGTGCTAATCGCTTCTCACCGCAAACTTCCGTCTCATCTGGCCCTCAGAGTCTTCCTGTTGAAACAACAAGTGGTCTCGGGGATTCTCGTCCACATACGCCAGGCTCCAATTCCGGTACTCTCCGCGCAACGGCATCATCATCGTCGTCGTCGCTTGATAAATCCGGTGCAGCAGATGTGCGGAAGACTCTTGCCCTCGATCGAACCAATGATGCCGTCTACAGTGCTACAACGGGCGTCGTTAAGGCAATAATGGCGCTGAGTCAGGGCGTTGAACGATCCGTTGCGGCTGAATATTTGGACTTGGTGAAGAATATTGGGATTGAGTTGAGGGTGCTCCTGGGATCGGTTGATCAAGTTTCAACACAATTTCCCGCACAAGCTCACAG GGAAGTGGAAATGGCCCACAAAGTTCTGTCGAAGGATATGTTTGAGCTAGTTTCCTCCATGCGATTAGCTCAGCAGTATAGCGACACAACGTTGGACGTTGAATACAAAAA gagTATGCTTGCTGCTGCCCATGTCCTGGCGATGGATGCAAAAAATCTGCTGGATGTTGTGGATTCAATTCGTGTTCGATACCAAATGTGGTTCACAGACAAGAACcaaatttcacccaaaaatcCGTCCAATTCAACTAGTCTCTCTTCACCTGTATCAATTGGTGGTGGTGCAACAGCAACAGCTGTCACAGAGGAGACGTACCAGAATGCAGCATCTGTTATGGAGCAACAGAATATGTATTCGAATCAACAGACGGGCATTTATGACAATGAATGCGTTATAAATCATCAATTGAAGCATTTGGAGTTGGGACGGGAGGCGGCAGCATGTGGGACACCGTCAAAGCCAGCAATTGCAGCCAAACCACCCAATCTCACGTCAAAACTCAAATCAAATCTCCTCATGAAGGGTCTAAGTTCCCAAGGAGGTGGTACGGAATGCATTAGTTCCACTGATgaacctttaaaaattatcgaaGATCCAAGTGATTTATACAGCAATGCAGGCATTGCATCTTCTAGCACGAAACTTCCCGACAATACTCCACACGtccaagaaaattcacacaatCAAGTTAATCACTAA